The Lacipirellula parvula genome window below encodes:
- a CDS encoding DUF423 domain-containing protein — MSPKTMAILGALLAATGVGLGAYGAHGLEAALRSAGYEADLVKRLAWFETGVKYQLYHALALVTLAAFAISVQSGGLRTASIAFVIGIALFSGSLYGMTFLGEAWRKLGMVTPLGGLAFIVGWIAVAIAAWRQ, encoded by the coding sequence ATGTCACCTAAAACGATGGCCATCCTCGGAGCCTTACTCGCCGCCACGGGCGTCGGCCTCGGGGCCTATGGCGCCCACGGACTTGAAGCTGCTCTGCGCAGCGCCGGCTACGAAGCAGACCTAGTGAAGCGTCTTGCTTGGTTTGAAACGGGCGTGAAGTACCAACTCTACCACGCCCTCGCGTTGGTAACGCTCGCGGCCTTTGCGATAAGCGTTCAGAGCGGCGGATTGCGAACAGCTTCGATCGCGTTCGTCATCGGGATCGCGCTTTTCAGCGGCTCCCTCTACGGCATGACCTTCCTCGGCGAGGCCTGGCGGAAGCTAGGCATGGTCACTCCCCTCGGCGGTCTCGCCTTCATCGTCGGCTGGATCGCCGTCGCGATCGCCGCCTGGCGGCAGTGA
- a CDS encoding glycerophosphodiester phosphodiesterase, translated as MQPRQLALALALVSLTATAGNAAEPSEKLGFHIQAHRGAGIKAPENTLEAFESMWEVGVTPEADLRTTKDGVIVCFHDADFRRVVGNVDKAKAGQGVEDLTADEVKELEVGSFRGKQYAGQRVPTLADLFAAMQGHPDRLVYLDIKTENVNLDQLQKQVVDAGLQKQIIFTTKHHDLIRKWKQRVPESLTLIWNGGTEAELKKRLDDIRAKDFEGLTHLQIHVKVIGDPADAEPFVPSTAFLESVRDELKARGIVFQVLPWENADPAVYARLLELGAESFATDYPDVTVDAVRKFKSRQVAK; from the coding sequence ATGCAACCGCGGCAACTCGCGCTCGCCCTGGCACTCGTCTCCCTCACGGCAACCGCCGGCAATGCCGCAGAGCCGAGCGAAAAACTCGGCTTCCATATCCAGGCCCATCGCGGCGCCGGCATCAAGGCCCCGGAGAATACCCTCGAAGCGTTCGAGTCGATGTGGGAAGTCGGCGTCACGCCCGAGGCCGATCTTCGCACCACCAAAGACGGCGTCATTGTCTGCTTTCACGACGCCGACTTCCGCCGCGTCGTCGGCAACGTCGACAAAGCGAAGGCAGGGCAGGGGGTCGAGGATCTCACCGCCGACGAAGTGAAGGAGTTAGAAGTCGGCTCCTTCCGCGGAAAGCAGTACGCCGGGCAGCGCGTCCCGACGCTTGCCGACCTGTTCGCCGCGATGCAGGGCCATCCCGACCGGCTCGTCTACCTCGACATCAAGACGGAGAACGTCAACCTCGACCAACTTCAGAAGCAAGTCGTCGACGCCGGCCTCCAGAAGCAAATCATCTTCACGACGAAGCACCACGACCTCATTCGCAAGTGGAAGCAGCGCGTTCCCGAGTCGCTCACCCTCATCTGGAATGGCGGCACCGAAGCGGAACTCAAGAAGCGGCTCGACGACATTCGCGCGAAGGATTTCGAGGGACTCACCCACCTCCAGATTCACGTAAAGGTGATCGGCGATCCGGCCGACGCCGAGCCATTCGTCCCGTCGACCGCGTTCCTCGAATCAGTCCGCGACGAACTCAAAGCACGAGGCATCGTCTTCCAGGTTCTCCCCTGGGAGAACGCCGACCCCGCCGTCTACGCCCGCCTCCTCGAACTTGGCGCCGAGTCGTTCGCCACCGACTACCCGGACGTCACCGTAGACGCGGTGAGGAAATTCAAGAGTCGGCAAGTGGCCAAATGA
- a CDS encoding general secretion pathway protein GspD → MRRTTTARVAALALATFVWQTAAHGVEGQPNANRYSAGNDAAATDNPFRATADSPALPDGMLAVPSTKAPSAAPSNAAAKGQSDQLLLDARRALSVGDLPRAQQFLAKAQELKVAYDGQGDSPQAVVESIGEYQEAAAMRNLNGGANWRIAYSKFLVKQADALLSWNDFDTATRAANEAAQLNPQFSGNGITPQDVLRRIEQRRKSPTSLAVTEAPVPTADAKLQTQILLGQARTALAAGNLPEAQLLAGRASALNVPDSQFGVDEDRPSRLALDIQKAALTGATPAGVQLPATATPGAGDLVQAAASSETGAAMKLAQVPEFTPTPLPNAKEATPLPGDPAQMLEAGEQALRAGDREGALQSFKAAYQNHAQLDVLAQQRLQGHLQMLQGNAPNESLPVPGNLLDSAAEGQAVLVRQLSADVIKRQSEAEKLRSTDPKQALKLLEESRAQVEESQLSQELKSQLLRRIELTTSATNKYIEDHKAELDLKATNDEILGEVHRSQAVKLEVQQKMAQMVDEFNKLVDEHRYAEAEVVANRLYEMAPDELVAQQVNKQAKLIRRERWNQDIIAKAENGAANMFLDVRDTSAKALAHGDTPFAFPTDWDTLKNRKSLDLGGGRNAKELEIEQKLKTPVLPKYTETPLTKVVEGLSQLAGVNIHLDPRGLSQEGVRSDTPITLNLPQEISLKSALTLILEPLHLTYTIQDEVLKITSEQIRDGDLKIVTYPVGDLVIPIPNFVPTNNIGLQGLINDAYAAMGAYGPGGVGGPVSMVANSRPGQPRVAGANGPVQANFNAPANGPTSAPVGGPGGLGGAASADFDSLIDLIVSTVEHESWMENGTGEGEIQPFPTNLSLVISQTQRVHEQIADLLEQLRRLQDLQVTIEVRFIRLTDSFFERIGVDFDFDITDRTGLNPASFQPGQPPPAIGASASVGLNPAPSETLNPNYTVDLDMPFRQGSFSLATPQFGSPQDVGSFGFAILSDIEAFFVINASQGDQRANVLQAPKVTLFNGQQANVIDSSFRPFVISVIPVVGEFAAAQQPVIVVLSEGTMMTVQAVVSDDRRYVRLTLVPFFSQIGDVQTFTFEGSESISTSNSNTDDNDGESTSEDETETTSRSGTTVQLPTFQVITVSTTVSVPDGGTVLLGGIKRLVEGRNEFGVPLLSKVPYIDRLFRNVGIGRETDSLMMMVTPHIIIQEEEEDRLGIASEQ, encoded by the coding sequence TTGAGACGGACTACTACTGCCCGAGTCGCAGCGCTTGCACTCGCCACGTTTGTCTGGCAAACCGCCGCCCATGGCGTCGAGGGCCAGCCGAACGCCAACCGCTACTCTGCCGGCAACGACGCCGCTGCGACGGACAACCCGTTCCGCGCCACGGCCGACTCGCCGGCGCTGCCCGACGGCATGCTCGCCGTCCCGTCGACGAAGGCGCCGTCCGCGGCCCCGTCGAACGCGGCCGCTAAGGGGCAGTCGGATCAACTCCTCCTCGACGCCCGCCGGGCGCTGAGCGTCGGCGACTTGCCGCGGGCGCAGCAGTTCTTGGCGAAGGCTCAAGAGCTGAAGGTCGCCTACGACGGCCAAGGCGATTCGCCGCAGGCAGTGGTCGAATCGATCGGCGAATATCAGGAAGCCGCCGCCATGCGGAATCTCAATGGCGGAGCCAACTGGCGAATTGCCTACTCGAAGTTCCTCGTCAAGCAAGCCGACGCCCTGCTCTCTTGGAACGACTTCGACACCGCTACGCGGGCTGCGAACGAAGCCGCGCAGCTGAACCCCCAGTTCAGCGGCAACGGCATCACTCCTCAGGACGTATTGCGTCGCATTGAGCAACGTCGCAAGTCGCCGACGAGCCTCGCCGTGACGGAAGCCCCCGTCCCGACTGCCGACGCGAAGTTGCAGACGCAAATTCTGCTCGGCCAAGCACGGACCGCGCTCGCTGCAGGCAACTTGCCTGAGGCCCAACTGTTGGCAGGCAGGGCGAGTGCGCTCAACGTTCCTGACTCGCAGTTCGGCGTCGATGAAGACCGTCCCTCGCGTCTAGCGCTCGACATTCAGAAGGCGGCGTTGACTGGCGCGACGCCAGCCGGAGTTCAGTTGCCGGCGACGGCGACGCCTGGCGCCGGCGATTTGGTGCAAGCCGCGGCTTCGTCGGAAACCGGCGCTGCCATGAAGCTCGCCCAAGTTCCTGAATTCACTCCGACTCCTCTGCCGAATGCCAAGGAAGCGACTCCGCTCCCGGGCGATCCGGCCCAAATGCTGGAAGCCGGCGAACAGGCTCTCCGCGCCGGTGATCGGGAAGGCGCCTTGCAATCGTTTAAGGCGGCCTACCAGAACCACGCTCAACTCGACGTCCTCGCCCAACAGCGGTTGCAAGGACACTTGCAAATGCTGCAGGGCAATGCTCCGAACGAATCGCTGCCGGTTCCCGGCAACTTGCTCGACTCCGCCGCGGAAGGGCAGGCCGTTTTGGTCCGCCAGCTGTCCGCCGACGTGATCAAGCGGCAATCCGAAGCCGAGAAGCTCCGTTCGACCGATCCGAAGCAGGCCCTGAAGTTGCTTGAAGAATCGCGGGCTCAAGTCGAAGAGTCGCAGCTCTCGCAAGAGTTGAAGTCGCAGTTGCTGCGTCGTATCGAGCTCACGACTTCGGCGACCAACAAGTACATCGAAGACCACAAAGCCGAACTCGATCTCAAGGCGACCAACGACGAGATCCTCGGCGAGGTTCATCGTTCGCAGGCCGTCAAGCTTGAGGTCCAGCAGAAGATGGCCCAGATGGTCGACGAGTTCAACAAGCTTGTTGACGAACATCGTTACGCTGAAGCGGAGGTCGTCGCCAACCGTCTCTACGAGATGGCTCCGGACGAGCTCGTGGCTCAGCAGGTGAACAAGCAAGCGAAGCTCATCCGTCGCGAGCGCTGGAATCAGGACATCATCGCGAAGGCTGAAAACGGCGCCGCGAATATGTTCCTTGACGTCCGCGACACGTCGGCCAAGGCCCTGGCTCACGGCGACACGCCGTTCGCGTTCCCGACCGATTGGGACACGCTCAAGAATCGCAAATCGCTCGACCTCGGCGGCGGACGCAATGCGAAGGAACTTGAGATTGAGCAAAAGCTCAAGACGCCGGTGTTGCCGAAGTACACCGAAACGCCGCTGACGAAAGTGGTGGAAGGGCTCTCGCAGCTCGCGGGCGTCAATATCCATCTTGATCCCCGCGGTCTCAGCCAAGAAGGCGTTCGCAGCGACACGCCGATCACGCTGAACCTGCCGCAGGAAATCTCGCTGAAGAGTGCGTTGACGCTCATTCTTGAGCCGCTCCACCTCACCTACACGATTCAGGACGAAGTTCTGAAGATCACCAGCGAACAGATTCGCGACGGCGACCTGAAGATCGTCACCTATCCAGTCGGCGATCTCGTGATCCCGATTCCGAACTTTGTGCCGACGAACAACATCGGCCTGCAAGGGCTGATCAACGACGCCTACGCGGCGATGGGCGCCTACGGCCCAGGCGGCGTCGGCGGTCCTGTCTCGATGGTGGCGAACAGTCGTCCCGGCCAACCGCGCGTTGCCGGGGCCAACGGTCCCGTTCAAGCTAACTTCAACGCCCCGGCCAACGGGCCCACCTCGGCGCCGGTCGGCGGTCCGGGCGGATTGGGCGGCGCCGCAAGCGCCGACTTCGATTCGCTCATCGACCTGATCGTCTCCACCGTCGAGCACGAAAGCTGGATGGAAAATGGTACGGGCGAGGGTGAAATTCAACCCTTCCCCACCAACCTTTCGCTGGTCATCAGCCAGACGCAGCGGGTCCACGAGCAAATCGCCGATCTGCTCGAACAGCTCCGTCGTCTGCAAGATCTGCAGGTCACCATCGAAGTTCGCTTCATCCGTCTGACGGACAGCTTCTTCGAACGGATCGGCGTCGATTTCGACTTCGATATCACCGATCGGACCGGCCTCAATCCGGCAAGCTTCCAGCCGGGCCAACCGCCGCCAGCGATTGGCGCCAGTGCCTCGGTCGGTTTGAACCCGGCTCCGAGCGAAACGCTAAATCCGAACTACACCGTCGACCTTGATATGCCGTTCCGGCAGGGAAGCTTCTCACTCGCTACTCCGCAATTCGGCTCGCCGCAGGACGTTGGTTCGTTCGGGTTTGCGATCCTCAGCGACATCGAAGCGTTCTTCGTAATCAACGCCTCCCAAGGCGATCAGCGGGCGAACGTGTTGCAAGCTCCGAAGGTGACTCTGTTCAACGGTCAGCAAGCGAACGTCATCGACTCTTCGTTCCGGCCGTTCGTGATCAGCGTGATTCCGGTCGTCGGCGAATTCGCCGCCGCCCAGCAGCCGGTCATCGTCGTCCTCTCCGAAGGCACGATGATGACGGTGCAAGCGGTGGTTTCCGACGATCGACGCTACGTCCGCTTGACGCTAGTGCCGTTCTTCAGCCAGATCGGCGACGTGCAGACGTTCACCTTCGAAGGCTCGGAATCGATTTCGACCTCGAACTCGAACACCGACGACAACGACGGCGAAAGCACGTCGGAAGATGAAACCGAAACGACGAGCCGCAGCGGCACCACGGTGCAGTTGCCGACCTTCCAGGTCATCACCGTCAGTACGACGGTGAGCGTCCCCGACGGCGGTACAGTGCTCCTCGGCGGCATCAAGCGGTTGGTCGAAGGCCGCAACGAGTTCGGCGTCCCGCTCCTCAGCAAGGTGCCGTACATCGACCGCCTCTTCCGCAACGTCGGCATCGGCCGCGAAACGGACAGCCTGATGATGATGGTGACGCCACACATCATCATCCAGGAAGAAGAAGAAGATCGCCTCGGCATCGCCAGCGAACAATAA
- the acs gene encoding acetate--CoA ligase: MGQQSTGQLDTVMQESRVFPPTAEASARARIKSMAEYQKLWDEAAADPAGFWAKLAKEELHWFEPFTQALKWNEPHAEWFVDGKTNASYNCLDKHVAEGRGDRVALIWEGEPGEKRQYTYAELLREVSKFANVLKSLGTQQGDVVSIYMPLTPELVIAMLACARIGAIHSVIFAGFSSEAIADRNNDAKAKIQITADAGYRRGTVLALKQTVDAALAKSPTVEKCIVFSRVNEAVHMQEGRDFWWHKLMAEASDDCPATPLDSEATLFILYTSGSTGKPKGIRHTTAGYNLFAKKTFEWVFDWQENDVYWCTADCGWVTGHTYVTYGPLSAGATVLLYEGAPNYPHEGRFWELIERYHVTLFYTAPTAIRAFMKWGDHHVEKYDLSSLRVLGTVGEGINPEAWMWYHRKIGAERCPIVDTWWQTETGGIMMSPLPGATPTKPGSCTMPLPGVIPQIVDSTGAEVDATHGGWLTIAHPWPGMLRGIWGDEERYKEVYWEKVPGKYLAGDNARRDADGYYWIMGRIDDVLNVSGHRLSTIEIESALVSHPSVAEAAAVGRPDPLKGEAVAVFVTLRGAEPSEELRKELIKHVRNQIGALAQPDDVRFTGTLPKTRSGKIMRRLLRDIAAGKETVGDTTTLEDYSVLAQLRTEDE; this comes from the coding sequence ATGGGGCAGCAGTCCACCGGCCAACTCGACACCGTGATGCAGGAATCCCGCGTGTTTCCGCCTACCGCGGAAGCCTCGGCTCGTGCACGGATCAAGTCGATGGCCGAATACCAGAAGCTATGGGACGAAGCTGCCGCCGATCCGGCCGGTTTTTGGGCGAAACTCGCCAAGGAAGAACTCCACTGGTTCGAGCCGTTTACCCAGGCGCTGAAGTGGAACGAACCGCACGCGGAGTGGTTCGTCGACGGCAAGACGAACGCCTCGTACAACTGCCTCGACAAACACGTGGCCGAGGGCCGCGGCGATCGGGTCGCGCTCATTTGGGAAGGCGAACCGGGCGAGAAGCGGCAGTACACCTACGCCGAATTGCTCCGTGAAGTCAGCAAGTTCGCGAATGTGCTGAAGTCGCTCGGCACGCAGCAGGGAGACGTCGTTTCAATCTACATGCCGCTGACGCCGGAGCTCGTCATTGCGATGCTCGCGTGCGCGCGGATCGGGGCGATTCACTCGGTGATCTTCGCCGGCTTTTCGTCCGAGGCGATTGCCGATCGCAATAACGACGCGAAGGCGAAGATCCAAATCACCGCCGACGCCGGCTATCGCCGCGGCACGGTCCTCGCGTTGAAGCAGACGGTCGACGCGGCGCTCGCCAAGTCGCCGACGGTTGAGAAGTGCATTGTGTTCTCCCGCGTAAACGAAGCGGTCCACATGCAGGAAGGCCGCGACTTCTGGTGGCACAAGCTGATGGCCGAGGCAAGCGACGATTGTCCCGCCACGCCGCTCGACAGCGAAGCGACGCTGTTCATCCTGTACACGAGCGGTTCGACCGGCAAGCCGAAGGGCATTCGCCACACGACGGCAGGTTACAACCTGTTCGCGAAGAAGACGTTTGAGTGGGTTTTCGACTGGCAGGAGAACGACGTCTACTGGTGCACGGCCGACTGCGGTTGGGTCACCGGCCATACATACGTCACCTACGGCCCGCTCTCCGCAGGCGCGACGGTGCTGCTGTACGAAGGCGCCCCGAACTACCCGCACGAAGGGCGGTTCTGGGAACTGATCGAGCGGTACCACGTGACCCTCTTCTACACGGCGCCGACGGCCATCCGGGCGTTCATGAAGTGGGGCGATCACCACGTCGAGAAGTACGATCTCTCAAGCCTGCGAGTCCTTGGCACGGTCGGCGAAGGGATCAATCCCGAAGCGTGGATGTGGTACCACCGGAAGATCGGCGCTGAGCGCTGCCCGATCGTCGACACGTGGTGGCAGACCGAAACGGGCGGCATCATGATGAGCCCGCTTCCCGGCGCCACGCCAACGAAGCCAGGCAGCTGCACGATGCCGCTCCCCGGCGTCATTCCGCAAATCGTCGATTCTACCGGCGCCGAGGTCGATGCAACGCACGGCGGCTGGCTGACGATCGCTCATCCCTGGCCCGGCATGCTCCGCGGCATTTGGGGCGATGAGGAACGCTATAAGGAAGTCTACTGGGAGAAAGTCCCAGGCAAGTATCTCGCGGGCGACAACGCTCGTCGCGACGCCGACGGCTACTACTGGATCATGGGCCGCATCGACGACGTGCTGAACGTCTCGGGCCATCGCCTCAGCACGATCGAAATCGAAAGTGCGCTCGTCAGCCATCCGAGCGTCGCCGAAGCCGCGGCAGTCGGTCGGCCTGATCCGCTCAAGGGCGAAGCGGTCGCCGTATTCGTAACCCTCCGCGGCGCCGAGCCGAGCGAGGAGCTGCGCAAGGAACTCATCAAGCACGTTCGCAATCAGATCGGCGCCCTCGCGCAACCCGACGACGTGCGGTTCACCGGCACGTTGCCGAAGACCCGCAGCGGCAAGATCATGCGGCGGTTGCTCCGCGACATTGCCGCCGGCAAGGAAACGGTCGGCGACACGACGACGCTGGAAGACTACAGCGTGCTGGCGCAGTTGCGGACCGAAGACGAATAG
- a CDS encoding Txe/YoeB family addiction module toxin, translating to MRVAFTESAWADYVWFQEHDRRLLKRINSLIKECLRTPFEGTGKPERLRADLTGYWSRRIDDEHRLVYTVSNDQLIIIACRYHYER from the coding sequence ATGAGAGTCGCGTTCACGGAATCTGCGTGGGCCGATTACGTCTGGTTTCAGGAGCACGACCGGCGTCTACTCAAACGGATCAACTCGCTGATCAAAGAGTGTTTGAGAACTCCGTTCGAAGGGACCGGCAAGCCTGAACGACTGCGGGCGGATCTCACCGGCTACTGGTCTCGCCGCATCGACGACGAACATCGCCTCGTCTACACCGTCAGTAATGATCAATTGATCATCATTGCCTGCCGGTACCACTACGAGCGGTGA
- a CDS encoding DUF6807 family protein, protein MGLRVAGVWFFLLAASVAASCFGAEGFEWQTPEGDHVDLLFDGEPAFRYMMPTLDESSEEKRSETFKPYHHVFSPDGKTLLTKGPGGLFPHHRGLFYGFNKITYGNGKECDTWHCTGKTFQSHEEIVEEEADADGAKQIVKIDWHGKDGEVFANETREMDIERQKHNGVEGWQIDFSSHLESSDGQTVHLDGDPQHAGFQFRATQKVPDETAKETYYVRTDGVGKPGDYRNWDHNKPNSPGNSENENRPWNALSFVVDGQRYTVVYLDHPSNPKPSRYSERDYGRFGSYFVADVTKEKPLDVKYRVWIQPGEMTVQQCSALAQEFTAAK, encoded by the coding sequence ATGGGTCTTCGAGTAGCGGGCGTGTGGTTCTTCTTGCTGGCGGCGAGCGTCGCTGCGTCGTGCTTCGGAGCCGAGGGTTTCGAATGGCAAACGCCCGAGGGCGATCACGTTGACCTGCTATTCGACGGCGAGCCGGCGTTTCGCTATATGATGCCGACGCTCGACGAATCGAGCGAAGAGAAGCGGAGCGAGACGTTCAAACCGTATCATCACGTCTTCAGCCCCGACGGCAAGACGCTGCTGACCAAAGGCCCGGGCGGGCTCTTCCCGCATCATCGCGGCCTCTTCTACGGCTTTAACAAAATCACCTACGGCAACGGCAAGGAGTGCGATACCTGGCACTGCACCGGCAAGACGTTCCAATCGCACGAAGAGATCGTTGAGGAAGAAGCCGACGCCGACGGCGCCAAGCAGATCGTGAAGATCGACTGGCACGGCAAGGATGGCGAAGTCTTTGCCAACGAGACCCGCGAGATGGACATCGAACGCCAGAAGCACAACGGCGTCGAGGGTTGGCAAATCGACTTCTCGTCGCACCTCGAATCTTCCGACGGCCAGACGGTCCACCTCGACGGCGATCCGCAGCACGCGGGCTTTCAGTTCCGCGCCACGCAAAAGGTGCCGGACGAAACTGCTAAGGAAACCTACTACGTGCGGACCGACGGCGTCGGCAAGCCGGGCGACTACCGCAACTGGGATCACAACAAGCCGAACTCTCCCGGCAATAGCGAGAACGAAAACCGCCCCTGGAACGCTCTCAGTTTCGTCGTCGACGGCCAGCGTTACACGGTCGTTTATCTCGATCATCCTTCGAACCCTAAGCCGTCTCGCTACAGCGAACGCGACTACGGTCGCTTCGGTTCGTACTTCGTCGCGGACGTGACGAAGGAGAAGCCGCTCGACGTGAAGTACCGCGTCTGGATTCAACCGGGCGAGATGACCGTCCAGCAATGCTCGGCGCTTGCCCAAGAGTTTACTGCAGCCAAGTAA
- a CDS encoding pyridoxal-phosphate-dependent aminotransferase family protein has product MPALPPLNPPIRTLLGPGPSDIHPRVLAAMARPTVGHLDPYYLQVMDKVQGGLRELFRTTNRMTFAVSGTGSAGMEATVVNLIEPGDAMIVGVNGVFGGRMTDVAERAGAKVTKIERPWGEVFTPEEVQKAVDAVKPKVVGIVMAETSTGAYQPIEEIAKIVHDAGALLLVDAVTSLGGVPVEVDKWGIDAIYSGTQKCLSCPPGLAPVSFNQRAMDVILGRKTKVQSWYLDVTMLANYWGSDRVYHHTAPINMSYGLYEAVSIILEEGLDACFARHALNHRALKAGLAAIGIKYAAQEGYQLPMLNAVHVPAGVDEAKVRSDLLNRFGIEIGAGLGAFKGKVWRIGLMGYGARPANVYLVLSALEQLLAEQGCKFEAGASVAAASEVYRG; this is encoded by the coding sequence ATGCCCGCACTCCCGCCGCTCAACCCGCCGATCCGCACGCTCCTCGGCCCCGGCCCCAGCGATATCCACCCGCGCGTCCTCGCCGCGATGGCGCGGCCAACGGTCGGGCACCTCGATCCCTACTATCTGCAAGTGATGGATAAGGTGCAGGGAGGGCTGCGCGAGCTCTTCCGCACCACGAACCGCATGACGTTCGCCGTCAGCGGCACCGGCTCGGCGGGGATGGAAGCGACGGTCGTCAATCTCATTGAGCCCGGCGATGCGATGATCGTCGGTGTCAACGGCGTCTTCGGCGGCCGCATGACCGACGTCGCCGAGCGGGCAGGCGCCAAGGTGACCAAGATCGAACGCCCCTGGGGCGAGGTTTTTACGCCCGAGGAAGTGCAGAAGGCAGTCGACGCGGTGAAGCCGAAGGTAGTCGGCATCGTGATGGCCGAGACGTCGACCGGAGCCTACCAGCCTATCGAAGAGATCGCCAAGATCGTCCACGACGCCGGGGCCCTATTGCTGGTCGACGCGGTGACGTCGCTCGGCGGCGTCCCCGTCGAAGTCGACAAGTGGGGGATCGACGCCATCTACTCCGGCACGCAAAAGTGCCTCAGCTGCCCGCCCGGCCTCGCGCCGGTCTCGTTCAACCAGCGGGCGATGGACGTCATTCTCGGTCGCAAGACGAAGGTGCAAAGCTGGTACCTCGACGTGACGATGCTCGCCAACTACTGGGGCTCGGATCGCGTCTATCACCATACGGCGCCGATCAACATGAGCTACGGCCTGTACGAAGCCGTATCGATCATCCTCGAAGAGGGCCTCGACGCCTGCTTCGCGCGGCATGCCCTCAATCACCGCGCACTCAAGGCCGGCCTCGCCGCGATCGGCATTAAGTACGCCGCGCAAGAAGGGTATCAATTGCCGATGCTCAATGCCGTGCACGTGCCGGCAGGCGTCGACGAAGCGAAAGTTCGCAGTGATTTGCTCAACCGCTTCGGCATCGAAATCGGCGCCGGCCTCGGGGCGTTCAAAGGCAAGGTCTGGCGGATCGGCCTGATGGGCTACGGCGCACGGCCGGCGAACGTTTACCTTGTCCTCTCGGCACTCGAACAACTACTGGCCGAGCAAGGCTGCAAGTTTGAGGCTGGAGCAAGCGTCGCGGCAGCGTCCGAAGTGTATCGCGGTTGA
- a CDS encoding type II toxin-antitoxin system Phd/YefM family antitoxin translates to MQHPMNVIPVDSARQDFDGFVARVLATAEPVALSTSAGEQVVVMPLEEYEAWQETAYLLKSPANAAHLRQSITEASQGAFVDHELDEK, encoded by the coding sequence ATGCAACATCCGATGAACGTCATTCCAGTCGATAGCGCCCGCCAAGATTTTGATGGCTTCGTCGCGCGGGTGCTCGCCACCGCCGAGCCGGTGGCGCTGAGCACGTCGGCCGGCGAACAAGTCGTTGTGATGCCGCTCGAAGAATACGAAGCTTGGCAAGAAACGGCGTACCTGCTCAAGTCGCCCGCCAACGCGGCTCATCTCCGCCAGTCAATTACCGAGGCCTCGCAAGGCGCTTTCGTCGACCACGAACTCGACGAAAAATGA
- a CDS encoding RNA polymerase sigma factor, translating into MELETPIFDLTEATTAELVTAAQHGDNEAFGTLVNRFERMVLAVCWQRLRNHAEAQEASQEVFIKAFEKLEQLQEAAAFPGWLRSIAVRQSINRAARRPPATAVEPHSLEGFDGEVEAPITSLLNRERIDQLNEGLDRLATLDRSTLVAFYIQGQSLVEMSDEFSAPVGTIKRRLHVARKRLAKELECLQAV; encoded by the coding sequence ATGGAACTTGAAACTCCAATCTTTGATTTGACTGAGGCGACTACCGCGGAGCTCGTGACTGCGGCTCAACACGGCGACAACGAGGCGTTCGGAACGCTCGTGAACCGGTTCGAGCGGATGGTGCTCGCCGTTTGCTGGCAGCGATTGCGGAACCACGCCGAGGCGCAAGAAGCTTCGCAAGAGGTCTTCATCAAGGCCTTCGAGAAGCTTGAACAGCTTCAAGAAGCGGCGGCGTTCCCGGGCTGGTTGCGGTCGATTGCCGTGCGGCAATCGATTAACCGGGCTGCTCGTCGGCCGCCGGCGACGGCGGTGGAACCGCACTCGCTCGAAGGATTCGACGGCGAGGTCGAAGCGCCAATCACTTCGCTCCTCAACCGGGAGCGGATCGATCAGCTCAACGAAGGGCTCGATCGGTTGGCGACGCTCGACCGGAGCACGCTCGTGGCGTTCTACATCCAAGGACAATCGCTCGTGGAAATGAGCGACGAGTTCTCGGCGCCGGTGGGCACGATCAAGCGGCGGTTGCACGTCGCTCGGAAGCGGCTCGCCAAGGAGCTGGAGTGCTTGCAGGCGGTGTAG